Proteins found in one Paenibacillus dendritiformis genomic segment:
- a CDS encoding metallophosphoesterase family protein: MQSIAIISDIHGNLQALEAVLQDVERQGADRIYCLGDVVGKGPNPAEAVDLIWEHCDVIVRGNWDELVLRMEEDIQFRWHAERLGEKRRSMLAALPFSHDFIMSGRHIRLVHASPQSVYHRVQPWDAEERRLGMFEFTSSLNEPLHPCQSPDVVIYGDIHNAYLQHLQGRTLVNCGSVGNPLDITQASYIMLQGSLGQVTTSEFSIHFHRVPYDIERAVRAAQEADIPGLQPYVRELRTGVYRGLQSGEA, encoded by the coding sequence ATGCAATCCATCGCTATCATTTCAGATATACATGGGAATTTGCAGGCATTGGAAGCGGTGCTGCAGGATGTGGAGCGCCAAGGCGCCGACCGGATCTACTGTCTTGGCGATGTCGTCGGGAAGGGCCCGAATCCGGCCGAGGCTGTCGATCTCATCTGGGAGCATTGCGATGTGATCGTGCGCGGCAATTGGGATGAACTTGTCCTGCGGATGGAAGAGGACATTCAATTCCGCTGGCATGCCGAACGGCTGGGCGAGAAGCGCCGGAGCATGCTGGCCGCGCTGCCGTTCTCTCATGACTTCATCATGAGCGGCCGGCATATCCGTCTCGTCCATGCGTCTCCGCAGAGCGTCTATCATCGGGTACAGCCGTGGGATGCGGAGGAGAGAAGACTCGGCATGTTCGAATTCACCTCCTCCCTGAACGAGCCTCTTCATCCGTGCCAATCGCCGGATGTTGTTATATACGGGGATATTCATAATGCTTATTTACAGCATCTTCAGGGCCGTACGCTGGTCAATTGCGGCAGCGTGGGCAATCCGCTCGACATTACTCAGGCGTCCTATATTATGCTGCAAGGCAGCTTGGGCCAGGTGACGACAAGCGAATTTTCGATTCATTTTCACCGGGTGCCCTATGATATCGAACGGGCCGTCAGGGCTGCCCAGGAGGCGGATATCCCGGGCCTCCAGCCGTATGTGCGGGAGCTGCGCACCGGAGTATACCGGGGGCTTCAGAGCGGAGAAGCATAG